A part of Micromonospora chersina genomic DNA contains:
- a CDS encoding trans-sulfuration enzyme family protein — protein MTGFGTAAVHGDDGLVPGGAVAPPIVQSATFSAESDERFTEIATEPRGSAFYTRYGNPNHAQVAAVVAGLEGAETGLVTASGMGAISTLALALLSAGDHVVVQRSTYGGTTSLATGLLPRFGVACTQVDQTDTGAFERALRPETRLVLVETPSNPLLELTDLAAVVASAHAAGALVVVDNTFATPVNQRPLSAGADLVWHSGTKFLGGHSDVSAGVVVGPAGLVERVWQTAIVTGSTLGPVDAWLLLRGIRTLPLRVERHNANALALARALERHPAVARVRYPGLPSHPQHALARRQMTGFGGVLGVELTAGRAGAAALLAGLKLAKRAASLGSVSTLVVHPRSMWAGIVDAAQLAAAGIGDGLVRVSTGIEDTADLVDDFLAALDAAPA, from the coding sequence GTGACCGGCTTCGGCACGGCCGCCGTGCACGGCGACGACGGCCTGGTCCCCGGTGGGGCGGTGGCGCCGCCGATCGTGCAGAGCGCGACCTTCAGCGCCGAGTCCGACGAGCGGTTCACCGAGATCGCCACCGAGCCCCGGGGCAGCGCCTTCTACACCCGCTACGGCAACCCCAACCACGCTCAGGTGGCCGCCGTGGTGGCCGGGCTGGAGGGCGCGGAGACGGGCCTGGTGACCGCCTCGGGCATGGGCGCGATCAGCACTCTCGCCCTGGCCCTGCTCTCGGCCGGCGACCACGTGGTGGTGCAGCGCAGCACGTACGGCGGCACCACCTCGCTCGCCACCGGCCTGCTGCCCCGCTTCGGGGTCGCCTGCACCCAGGTCGACCAGACCGACACCGGGGCGTTCGAGCGGGCGCTGCGCCCGGAGACCCGCCTGGTGCTGGTGGAGACGCCGAGCAACCCGCTGCTGGAGCTGACCGACCTGGCGGCCGTGGTCGCGTCGGCCCACGCGGCGGGCGCGCTCGTGGTGGTCGACAACACCTTCGCCACGCCGGTCAACCAGCGTCCGCTGAGCGCCGGCGCGGACCTGGTCTGGCACAGCGGCACCAAGTTCCTCGGCGGCCACTCCGACGTGTCGGCCGGGGTGGTCGTCGGTCCCGCCGGGCTCGTCGAGCGGGTGTGGCAGACGGCGATCGTCACGGGCAGCACGCTCGGCCCGGTGGACGCCTGGCTGCTGCTGCGCGGCATCCGCACGCTGCCGCTGCGGGTGGAGCGGCACAACGCCAACGCCCTGGCCCTGGCCCGTGCCCTGGAGCGGCATCCGGCGGTCGCCCGGGTCCGCTACCCGGGGCTGCCCTCGCACCCCCAGCACGCCCTCGCGCGCCGGCAGATGACCGGCTTCGGCGGGGTGCTGGGCGTGGAACTCACGGCCGGCCGGGCCGGGGCCGCCGCGCTGCTGGCCGGGCTGAAGCTGGCCAAGCGGGCGGCCAGCCTGGGCAGCGTCAGCACCCTTGTGGTGCATCCCCGGTCGATGTGGGCGGGGATCGTGGACGCGGCGCAGCTGGCCGCCGCCGGCATCGGGGACGGCCTGGTCCGCGTCTCCACCGGCATCGAGGACACCGCCGACCTGGTCGACGACTTCCTGGCGGCGCTGGACGCGGCGCCGGCCTGA
- a CDS encoding DUF1223 domain-containing protein — protein sequence MTDLSPTGSPPQAGDGGFAVVEMFTSQGCESCPPAEEVLTEIERDARKRGEPVFALGFHVDYWDHLGWPDPYAAAAYTARQEAYARAFGTGHLYTPQMVVNGTAEFVGSDRRRAADAISSALSAPAVTPLALSVGDAGGGHVTVNYRAQHPPARGMLHVAVVERGLENDVPRGENAGRRLRQDNVVRAFTSVGLDAIDADEGRVDLTVPPDLDPRQASVVGYVQEEGERAVVGAAAVDLSG from the coding sequence ATGACGGACCTCTCGCCCACGGGATCGCCGCCGCAGGCGGGCGACGGCGGCTTCGCCGTCGTGGAGATGTTCACCTCGCAGGGCTGCGAGAGCTGCCCGCCCGCCGAGGAGGTGCTGACCGAGATCGAGCGGGACGCCCGGAAGCGGGGCGAGCCGGTGTTCGCCCTCGGCTTCCACGTCGACTACTGGGACCACCTGGGCTGGCCCGACCCGTACGCCGCCGCCGCGTACACGGCGCGGCAGGAGGCGTACGCGCGGGCCTTCGGCACCGGGCACCTCTACACGCCGCAGATGGTCGTCAACGGGACCGCCGAGTTCGTCGGCTCCGACCGGCGGCGGGCGGCCGACGCCATCTCCTCCGCGCTGTCGGCGCCGGCCGTCACGCCGCTCGCCCTGTCGGTGGGTGACGCGGGCGGTGGGCACGTGACGGTGAACTACCGGGCGCAACATCCGCCGGCGCGGGGCATGTTGCACGTGGCCGTCGTGGAACGCGGCCTGGAGAACGACGTCCCCCGGGGCGAGAACGCGGGGCGCCGGCTGCGGCAGGACAACGTGGTGCGGGCCTTCACCTCGGTGGGCCTCGACGCCATCGACGCCGACGAGGGGCGGGTGGACCTCACGGTGCCGCCCGACCTGGATCCCCGGCAGGCGTCGGTGGTCGGCTACGTGCAGGAGGAGGGCGAACGGGCCGTGGTGGGCGCCGCGGCCGTCGACCTGTCCGGCTGA
- a CDS encoding redoxin family protein has translation MARQIPPIDVQRWVNSPPLTPDALHGRVVLVDIWEYTCVNWIRTAPYVKAWHRDYADLGLTVVGVHAPEFEFGRHAENIDRAIRDHGLTYPIALDNDFTFWRALGNDAWPAKYLFDADGRFVERWVGEGDYERVESEIRRLLEMRAPGTRLPPVSPEVSAFATTGEPSYVGITPETYLGADRGVPGSFSVAGDWVSGGEYVELNSGIGELALPFNAGEVNLVVHPGPAGQAALRVLLDGEPIGAERGAAVGPDSVAPVDRAAMIRLVAGASRDDHLLTLVTDQPGFRAYVFTFGP, from the coding sequence ATGGCGCGGCAGATCCCCCCGATCGACGTCCAGCGGTGGGTGAACTCGCCCCCGCTGACCCCCGACGCCCTGCACGGCAGGGTGGTCCTGGTGGACATCTGGGAGTACACCTGCGTCAACTGGATCCGCACCGCGCCCTACGTCAAGGCGTGGCACCGGGACTACGCCGACCTCGGCCTCACCGTCGTCGGGGTGCACGCGCCCGAGTTCGAGTTCGGCCGGCACGCCGAGAACATCGACCGGGCGATCCGTGACCACGGGCTCACCTATCCCATCGCGCTCGACAACGACTTCACCTTCTGGCGGGCCCTCGGCAACGACGCCTGGCCGGCGAAGTACCTCTTCGACGCGGACGGGCGGTTCGTGGAGCGGTGGGTCGGGGAGGGCGACTACGAGCGGGTCGAGTCGGAGATCCGGCGGCTGCTGGAGATGCGGGCGCCGGGCACCCGGCTGCCGCCGGTCAGCCCCGAGGTGTCGGCGTTCGCCACCACGGGGGAGCCCAGCTACGTCGGCATCACGCCGGAGACCTACCTCGGCGCCGACCGGGGGGTGCCGGGCTCCTTCAGCGTGGCCGGCGACTGGGTCAGCGGCGGCGAGTACGTGGAGCTGAACTCCGGCATCGGCGAGCTGGCGCTGCCCTTCAACGCCGGCGAGGTGAACCTGGTGGTCCATCCGGGACCCGCCGGGCAGGCCGCGCTCCGGGTGCTGCTCGACGGGGAGCCGATCGGCGCGGAGCGGGGCGCCGCGGTGGGCCCGGACTCGGTGGCGCCTGTCGACCGGGCCGCCATGATCCGGCTGGTCGCCGGCGCGTCCCGCGACGACCACCTGCTCACCCTGGTCACCGACCAGCCCGGCTTCCGCGCGTACGTCTTCACGTTCGGGCCGTGA
- a CDS encoding MFS transporter has product MSNVPSRRLTPNVALLLLASIIVSFVAASTAPSPLYGIYQARWHFSPITTTVVFAVYSAAVLATLLTVGKLSDHVGRRPVLLAAIAVQMISLVIFVLAGGVPTLLAARVVQGVAAGAATGAAAAAMLDIDRSRGTLANSISPGIGTGVGALLSALLVQYLPAPTRLVYLVLLVVLLVQGVGVVLMAETVTPMAGALRSLRPEIRLPRAVRGPMLVVAPVVFAVWALAGFFGALGPALVRALMNSSIVAGGLSIFIFAVFGSAAILVLRDRPARTVMLTGITALVIGMIITLVSVSADSIAGFFVGLAFGGVGFGGGFQGSLKTVTPLVEAHERASVLSLLYIVSYVGFGLPTVIAGFLVVHGGGLRRTAEEYAVAVIVLAAVALLGLRGTARPTRASPR; this is encoded by the coding sequence ATGAGCAACGTCCCGTCGCGGCGCCTCACGCCGAACGTCGCCCTGCTCCTGCTCGCCTCGATCATCGTGTCCTTCGTCGCCGCCTCCACCGCGCCCAGCCCCCTCTACGGGATCTACCAGGCGCGCTGGCACTTCTCGCCGATCACCACCACCGTGGTGTTCGCCGTCTACTCCGCCGCGGTGCTGGCCACCCTGCTCACGGTCGGCAAGCTCTCCGACCATGTCGGCCGGCGGCCGGTCCTGCTCGCCGCCATCGCGGTCCAGATGATCTCGCTGGTCATCTTCGTCCTCGCCGGTGGCGTGCCCACGCTGCTGGCCGCCCGCGTCGTGCAGGGCGTCGCGGCGGGCGCCGCCACGGGCGCGGCGGCCGCCGCCATGCTCGACATCGACAGGTCCCGCGGCACGCTCGCCAACTCGATCTCCCCGGGCATCGGCACCGGGGTCGGCGCCCTGCTCTCCGCGCTGCTCGTCCAGTACCTGCCCGCGCCGACGCGGTTGGTGTACCTCGTCCTGCTCGTCGTCCTGCTGGTGCAGGGTGTCGGGGTCGTGCTCATGGCGGAGACTGTCACGCCGATGGCGGGGGCGCTGCGGAGCCTGCGGCCCGAGATCCGGCTGCCCCGCGCCGTACGCGGCCCGATGCTCGTGGTCGCCCCGGTCGTCTTCGCCGTCTGGGCCCTGGCCGGGTTCTTCGGCGCGCTCGGCCCGGCGCTCGTCCGCGCCCTCATGAACTCCTCGATCGTGGCCGGGGGCCTGAGCATCTTCATCTTCGCCGTCTTCGGGTCCGCCGCCATCCTCGTGCTGCGCGACCGGCCCGCGCGGACCGTCATGCTCACCGGCATCACCGCGCTCGTGATCGGCATGATCATCACGCTGGTGTCGGTCTCTGCCGACTCCATCGCCGGCTTCTTCGTCGGCCTCGCGTTCGGCGGCGTCGGCTTCGGCGGCGGCTTCCAGGGGAGCCTCAAGACCGTCACGCCACTGGTCGAGGCGCACGAGCGGGCCAGCGTGCTCTCCCTGCTCTACATCGTCTCCTACGTCGGCTTCGGCCTGCCCACCGTCATCGCGGGCTTCCTCGTGGTGCACGGCGGCGGCCTCCGCCGGACCGCCGAGGAGTACGCCGTCGCCGTCATCGTGCTCGCCGCGGTCGCGCTGCTCGGGCTGCGGGGGACGGCGCGGCCTACCCGGGCGAGCCCGCGATAG
- a CDS encoding DUF817 domain-containing protein: MHNPPGPAALTTAERAIDARFRAVLARLPRHGPAGWLTEFAVFGLKQAWACVFGGAMLAVIFAAHLWYPTGSAFARNDVLTLAAVAIQIAMVAGRLETLRELRVVVLFHLVGTAMELFKTQVGSWSYASDGLLRIGAVPLFSGFMYAAVGSYLVRVNRLFDLRFTRYPRRWLTAVLAAAIYANFFTNHYVYDMRWLLIAAVGLVFGRCVMQFRIFRLRWRMPLLLAFLLVAFFIWLAENIATWSNAWLYPSQLGGWHLVSPAKLASWFLLMIISVVLVTWISPPQPPDDEQPPTLRPDAATRRRRTPVR; this comes from the coding sequence ATGCACAACCCGCCCGGACCAGCCGCCCTGACCACGGCCGAACGCGCCATCGACGCCCGCTTCCGCGCGGTCCTCGCCCGGCTGCCCCGGCACGGGCCGGCCGGCTGGCTGACCGAGTTCGCGGTGTTCGGGCTGAAACAGGCGTGGGCGTGCGTCTTCGGCGGGGCGATGCTGGCGGTCATCTTCGCGGCGCATCTCTGGTATCCGACGGGTTCGGCGTTCGCCCGCAACGACGTCCTGACGCTCGCCGCGGTCGCCATCCAGATCGCCATGGTGGCCGGGCGCCTGGAGACCCTGCGCGAACTGCGGGTGGTGGTGCTGTTCCACCTCGTCGGCACGGCCATGGAGTTGTTCAAGACACAGGTCGGCTCCTGGTCCTACGCCTCCGACGGCCTGCTGAGGATCGGTGCGGTGCCGCTGTTCAGCGGCTTCATGTACGCCGCGGTGGGCTCCTACCTGGTCCGGGTGAACCGGCTGTTCGACCTGCGTTTCACCCGCTACCCGAGGCGCTGGCTGACGGCCGTGCTGGCCGCCGCGATCTACGCCAACTTCTTCACCAACCACTACGTGTACGACATGCGGTGGCTGCTCATCGCCGCCGTGGGGCTCGTGTTCGGGCGCTGCGTCATGCAGTTCCGCATCTTCCGGCTCCGGTGGCGCATGCCGCTGCTGCTGGCCTTCCTCCTCGTCGCCTTCTTCATCTGGCTCGCCGAGAACATCGCCACCTGGTCGAACGCCTGGCTCTACCCCAGCCAGCTGGGCGGCTGGCACCTGGTCTCGCCGGCGAAGCTCGCCTCCTGGTTCCTCCTCATGATCATCTCGGTGGTGCTGGTCACCTGGATCTCGCCGCCCCAGCCGCCCGACGACGAACAGCCGCCCACCCTGCGTCCGGACGCCGCTACCCGGCGGCGACGGACACCGGTGCGCTGA
- a CDS encoding glycoside hydrolase family 10 protein has protein sequence MPPAHASAPPVPRRRTRALVAVVVALAMAAALGAWSLRDRVVIDGGTPSSGGTAPAADAAAGGTDCAGRPARATRELRGMWITTVNNIDWPSRRGLPAEAAKAEFRGWLDLAVRRRHNAVFVHVRPSGDALWPSNYAPWSEWLTGSRDGRDPGWDPMEFMVAEAHARNLEFHAWFNPYRGGQPATVGGPGPRVDQLAPNHPLRQHPDWLVTYPSADRPGSRLYFNPGIPEARRFVEDAMLEAVQRYDVDGVHFDDFFYPYPEAGQDFPDGAAFARHGRGFTDKHAWRRDNVNTLVREMSERIKAIKPWVKFGISPFGIWRNKRTDPAGSASAGLQSYDDIYADTRLWVRQQWLDYVVPQLYWHIGFGKADYAKLLPWWAATVRGTRVQLYIGQADYRVGERGAWRDPAELDRQLALNRRHGVSGSVHFSARQVRADKLGAVSRYSDAHYAAPALPPTMAQLPAAPPPAPAITGARRDTGGVTVTWRGDDAVSFAVYRVDGDAARLVGTTRGGDWVDRAAPAGGPLTYCVAGLDRSANEGRLSAPVSVAAG, from the coding sequence ATGCCCCCCGCCCACGCGTCCGCCCCGCCCGTTCCCCGCCGCCGCACCCGGGCGCTCGTCGCGGTGGTCGTCGCGCTCGCGATGGCCGCCGCGCTCGGCGCCTGGTCGCTGCGGGACCGGGTCGTCATCGACGGCGGTACGCCGTCCTCGGGCGGCACCGCCCCGGCCGCCGACGCGGCGGCCGGTGGCACGGACTGCGCCGGCCGGCCGGCCCGGGCGACCCGCGAGTTGCGCGGCATGTGGATCACGACGGTGAACAACATCGACTGGCCGAGCCGCCGCGGGCTGCCGGCCGAGGCGGCGAAGGCCGAGTTCCGGGGCTGGCTGGACCTGGCGGTGCGGCGCCGCCACAACGCGGTCTTCGTGCACGTCCGGCCGAGCGGCGACGCCCTCTGGCCGTCGAACTACGCGCCCTGGTCGGAGTGGCTGACCGGCAGCCGCGACGGCCGTGACCCGGGCTGGGACCCGATGGAGTTCATGGTCGCCGAGGCGCACGCCCGCAACCTGGAGTTCCACGCCTGGTTCAACCCGTACCGGGGCGGCCAACCGGCCACCGTGGGCGGGCCGGGACCGCGCGTCGACCAGCTCGCGCCGAACCACCCGCTGCGGCAACATCCCGACTGGTTGGTGACCTATCCCAGCGCCGACCGCCCCGGCAGCCGCCTCTACTTCAACCCCGGCATCCCGGAGGCACGCCGGTTCGTCGAGGACGCCATGCTGGAGGCGGTCCAGCGGTACGACGTCGACGGCGTCCACTTCGACGACTTCTTCTACCCGTACCCGGAGGCCGGACAGGACTTCCCGGACGGCGCCGCGTTCGCCCGCCACGGCCGGGGGTTCACCGACAAGCACGCCTGGCGCCGGGACAACGTGAACACCCTGGTCCGCGAGATGAGCGAGCGGATCAAGGCGATCAAGCCGTGGGTGAAGTTCGGCATCAGCCCGTTCGGCATCTGGCGCAACAAGCGCACCGATCCCGCCGGCTCGGCCAGCGCGGGCCTGCAGAGCTACGACGACATCTACGCCGACACCCGGCTCTGGGTACGGCAGCAGTGGCTGGACTACGTCGTGCCGCAGCTCTACTGGCACATCGGATTCGGGAAGGCCGACTACGCCAAGCTGCTGCCCTGGTGGGCGGCCACGGTGCGCGGCACCCGGGTGCAGCTCTACATCGGCCAGGCCGACTACCGGGTGGGGGAGCGCGGAGCCTGGCGCGACCCGGCCGAGCTGGACCGCCAGCTCGCCCTCAACCGGCGCCACGGGGTCAGCGGGAGCGTCCACTTCAGCGCCCGGCAGGTGCGCGCCGACAAGCTCGGTGCGGTCAGCCGGTACAGCGACGCGCACTACGCCGCGCCCGCGCTGCCGCCCACGATGGCGCAGCTCCCGGCGGCCCCGCCACCGGCGCCCGCGATCACCGGGGCGCGTAGGGACACCGGCGGGGTGACGGTCACCTGGCGCGGCGACGACGCCGTGAGCTTCGCCGTCTACCGGGTGGATGGCGACGCGGCCCGGCTCGTCGGCACCACCCGTGGTGGCGACTGGGTGGACCGCGCCGCCCCGGCCGGCGGGCCGCTCACCTACTGCGTCGCCGGCCTGGACCGCAGCGCGAACGAGGGCCGGCTCAGCGCACCGGTGTCCGTCGCCGCCGGGTAG
- a CDS encoding S1 family peptidase has translation MAAAIVATGAVGTPAVADEKPVTPSTQPAEAVPGGFASWRELFSVQDRLNAAAGEITAARGAGFAGVVAAPEARRLTVYWKGRVPGSMRDLARQLSVPVTFKPARFHQREMVAEAQRLAADPRAVSVAAKVDGSGLAVTVTGKALASGKRDVLGTARLPLDVSTASSPTLLDRQNDFAPYWGGARYYAGGGCTTGFGVYWNDARQILSAGHCGANGQVAYDGGGPTNTMGPIINDNNPRDTLMIRVSAGGRIYTGAYNSATSIGVGGAASDYVGNYVCTGGSSSGEHCSLRVSVVNQFVNVGYVIGPVTQANHIVAGSCAAAPGDSGGPVYSYRSDGRVDARGTVSAGVTGTAVCPGVSPNGSSTVWYAPLLRPVGDAQIGSLTYYGASLIQG, from the coding sequence TTGGCCGCCGCGATCGTCGCCACCGGCGCGGTCGGCACCCCGGCGGTGGCCGACGAAAAACCCGTCACGCCGTCGACCCAGCCGGCCGAGGCCGTGCCGGGCGGGTTCGCCAGCTGGCGCGAGCTGTTCTCGGTCCAGGACCGGCTCAACGCGGCCGCCGGCGAGATCACGGCCGCCCGCGGCGCGGGCTTCGCCGGCGTGGTCGCCGCGCCGGAGGCCCGCAGGCTCACCGTCTACTGGAAGGGGCGGGTCCCCGGGTCGATGCGCGACCTGGCCCGGCAGCTCTCCGTGCCGGTGACGTTCAAGCCGGCCCGCTTCCACCAGCGCGAGATGGTCGCCGAGGCGCAGCGGCTCGCCGCCGACCCCCGGGCCGTCTCGGTGGCCGCCAAGGTCGACGGCAGCGGGCTCGCGGTGACCGTCACCGGCAAGGCCCTGGCGTCGGGCAAGCGGGACGTCCTGGGCACCGCGCGGCTGCCGCTCGACGTGAGCACCGCGTCGAGCCCGACGCTGCTCGACCGCCAGAACGACTTCGCCCCGTACTGGGGTGGGGCGCGCTACTACGCCGGCGGCGGGTGCACCACCGGCTTCGGGGTGTACTGGAACGACGCCCGCCAGATCCTCAGCGCCGGGCACTGCGGGGCGAACGGCCAGGTCGCCTACGACGGCGGCGGCCCCACCAACACCATGGGCCCGATCATCAACGACAACAACCCGCGGGACACCCTGATGATCCGGGTCTCGGCCGGCGGCCGGATCTACACCGGGGCCTACAACTCCGCCACCAGCATCGGGGTGGGCGGCGCCGCCTCGGACTACGTCGGCAACTACGTCTGCACCGGCGGGTCCTCCAGCGGTGAGCACTGCAGCCTGCGGGTCAGCGTCGTGAACCAGTTCGTCAACGTCGGCTACGTGATCGGACCGGTGACGCAGGCCAACCACATCGTCGCCGGGAGCTGCGCGGCCGCGCCGGGCGACAGCGGCGGGCCGGTGTACTCGTACCGTTCGGACGGGCGGGTCGACGCCCGCGGCACCGTCTCCGCCGGGGTGACCGGCACGGCGGTCTGCCCCGGCGTGAGCCCCAACGGGTCCAGCACCGTCTGGTACGCCCCGCTCCTGCGACCGGTCGGTGACGCGCAGATCGGGTCCCTGACCTACTACGGGGCCTCGCTCATCCAGGGCTGA
- a CDS encoding ATP-binding protein — MGGAEPPAEISSTGAGYTRQEWPSLLSRRFTAATITELRHAVAARVEAAGLTGEPAEGFVLAIHELATNAVRHGGGAGHLHLRRQGDALRCDVVDHGPGADPPSIQRAGGTEAGGRGLWLADHLADSLVLRRRPDGLTATVTIALP; from the coding sequence ATGGGCGGGGCCGAACCGCCGGCCGAGATCAGCTCGACGGGGGCCGGGTACACGCGACAGGAGTGGCCGTCGCTGCTGTCCCGGCGGTTCACCGCGGCCACCATCACCGAGCTGCGGCACGCCGTCGCCGCCCGCGTCGAGGCGGCGGGGCTGACCGGCGAACCGGCCGAGGGCTTCGTCCTGGCCATCCACGAACTCGCCACCAACGCGGTACGCCACGGCGGCGGCGCGGGCCACCTGCACCTCCGGCGACAGGGCGACGCACTGCGCTGCGACGTCGTCGACCACGGCCCGGGCGCCGACCCGCCGTCGATCCAGCGGGCCGGCGGGACCGAGGCCGGCGGCCGGGGCCTCTGGCTGGCGGACCACCTGGCCGACTCACTCGTCCTGCGCCGCCGTCCCGACGGCCTGACCGCCACGGTCACCATCGCGCTGCCCTGA
- the iolD gene encoding 3D-(3,5/4)-trihydroxycyclohexane-1,2-dione acylhydrolase (decyclizing) produces MPRLTVAQALVTFLSRQFSERDGRRQRLIPACFGIFGHGNVAGLGEALAGAGADLPYHLCRTEQGMVHTAAAYARMTDRLSTLACTTSIGPGATNLVTGAAGATINRLPVLLLPGDIFATRVANPVLQELEDPRSYDVSVTDALRPVSRYWDRINRPEQLPAALLAAMRVLTDPAETGAVTLALPQDVQAEACDWPDELFAERVWHVPRPRADEAALARAAAIVRTARRPLVVAGGGVIYSGATGALRRFAEEHGVPVAESQAGTGALPHDHPLALGAVGVTGTTAANEIAAGADVVIGVGTRYSDFTTASGTLFGDGARFVNLNVTGFDAAKLSGTQVVGDARESLAALDAACAGWATGTAYRESVARLRERWTAVADAARHADPDAPPTQTAVIGAVNDAAGAQGVVVCAAGSMPGDLHRLWRSRDPKSYHVEYGYSCMGYEIAGGIGVKLAAPEREVFVLVGDGSYLMLPSELATAVAEGVKLVVVLVDNSGFASIGRLSESVGAHRLGTAYTDRAGAPLPVDLGANAASLGADLIRVSTMAQLRAALATATAATRTTVVHVRTDRFQAGPDAGAWWDVPVAEVAGTAEGRAARAAYETGRKSRHTHLRPA; encoded by the coding sequence ATGCCCAGGTTGACGGTGGCCCAGGCGCTGGTGACGTTCCTGTCCCGGCAGTTCTCCGAACGCGACGGGCGGCGGCAACGACTCATCCCCGCCTGCTTCGGCATCTTCGGCCACGGCAACGTCGCCGGGCTCGGCGAGGCCCTGGCGGGCGCCGGCGCCGACCTGCCGTACCACCTCTGCCGCACCGAGCAGGGCATGGTGCACACGGCGGCCGCGTACGCCCGCATGACCGACCGGCTCAGCACCCTGGCCTGCACCACCTCGATCGGCCCCGGCGCGACGAACCTGGTCACCGGCGCCGCCGGTGCCACCATCAACCGGCTGCCGGTGCTGCTGCTGCCCGGCGACATCTTCGCCACCCGGGTGGCCAACCCGGTGCTCCAGGAACTGGAGGACCCCCGCTCCTACGACGTCAGCGTCACCGACGCCCTGCGGCCGGTCTCCCGCTACTGGGACCGGATCAACCGCCCGGAACAGCTGCCGGCCGCGCTGCTGGCCGCCATGCGGGTGCTCACCGACCCGGCCGAGACCGGCGCGGTCACCCTCGCGCTGCCGCAGGACGTGCAGGCCGAGGCGTGCGACTGGCCCGACGAGCTGTTCGCCGAACGGGTCTGGCACGTGCCGCGCCCCCGCGCCGACGAGGCGGCGTTGGCCCGGGCGGCCGCGATCGTGCGGACGGCCCGCCGGCCGCTCGTGGTGGCCGGCGGCGGGGTGATCTACAGCGGGGCCACCGGGGCGCTGCGCCGGTTCGCCGAGGAGCACGGGGTGCCGGTGGCCGAATCCCAGGCCGGCACCGGCGCGCTGCCGCACGACCACCCGCTCGCGCTCGGCGCGGTCGGCGTCACCGGCACCACCGCGGCCAACGAGATCGCGGCCGGGGCGGACGTGGTGATCGGGGTGGGCACCCGCTACAGCGACTTCACCACCGCCTCCGGCACCCTCTTCGGCGACGGGGCGCGCTTCGTGAACCTCAACGTCACAGGCTTCGACGCGGCGAAACTGTCCGGCACGCAGGTCGTCGGCGACGCGCGGGAGAGCCTCGCCGCCCTCGACGCGGCCTGCGCCGGCTGGGCCACCGGAACCGCGTACCGGGAGTCGGTGGCCCGGCTGCGCGAGAGGTGGACGGCCGTCGCGGACGCCGCCCGGCACGCCGACCCGGACGCGCCCCCCACCCAGACCGCGGTGATCGGCGCGGTCAACGACGCCGCCGGCGCCCAGGGCGTGGTGGTGTGCGCCGCCGGGTCCATGCCGGGTGACCTGCACCGGCTGTGGCGCAGCCGCGACCCCAAGAGCTACCACGTGGAGTACGGCTACTCCTGCATGGGCTACGAGATCGCCGGCGGGATCGGGGTGAAGCTGGCCGCGCCCGAGCGCGAGGTGTTCGTGCTGGTCGGCGACGGGTCCTACCTGATGCTGCCGAGCGAACTGGCCACCGCTGTCGCCGAGGGCGTCAAGCTGGTCGTGGTGCTTGTCGACAACTCCGGCTTCGCCTCCATCGGCCGGCTGTCGGAGAGCGTCGGCGCGCACCGGCTCGGCACCGCCTACACCGACCGGGCCGGGGCGCCCCTGCCCGTGGACCTCGGCGCCAACGCGGCCAGCCTCGGCGCCGACCTGATCCGGGTGTCGACCATGGCACAGCTACGGGCGGCGCTGGCGACGGCGACGGCGGCCACCCGGACCACCGTGGTGCACGTGCGGACCGACCGGTTCCAGGCCGGCCCGGACGCGGGCGCGTGGTGGGACGTACCGGTCGCCGAGGTCGCCGGCACCGCCGAGGGGCGGGCCGCCCGGGCCGCGTACGAGACGGGGCGCAAGAGCCGGCACACCCACCTGCGCCCCGCCTGA